In a genomic window of Pontibacter liquoris:
- a CDS encoding T9SS type A sorting domain-containing protein encodes MKKYLLSLVAVLILSAQAFAQVAPNFDIFILPYRFGDKSVAYFEGSGFKTKNIRIMTQGNIVYSDNHNKYDLSKVRNFIERFYPDANSNETLVLDWESGPFKSLRDYPESDSRFKTAEATLLGLMSDIKKMRPNLKLSYYTLPFRTWNDWQAANYNAPGKLDNIMSKMDFISPSLYLLFADEEVGRSRNMQYMKENLDMAMKYGQKYGKPVYPFLWHRVHFGSPLYGKDIIQKDVYTAYVKYMKDYSYNGVKLKGMYWWDGVEGRLENLGGIKNWLNGSVYNESTYDGMIVNMAKSIKSALNSGTTTEEPEPIAAPSTDTYKVTSFTLQDASTGKDIQTLSNGATLNLANLPSTKLNVRANASSGTGSVVFTLGGEQSKKSTESIAPFELMGDNGSWTPAVGSYTLKGTPYSGKSASGSAGTSLSLNFEVINSTSSSTENGTFTLVNADTDKDIQKLTSGATLNLAALPTKNLNIRYTPDSNAGSIVFSLSGEQTKSVTESGAPYTLAGDDNGNYYDWTPALGSYTLKATAYSENSGKGTAGASSTIKFSVVNNTSSSLGVTLASNAVAAEDQLATTADLSGDELTVYPVPATTVLYVDLGANAAEGTTTIQLSDLNGQVALTKEVNVSASGRHIELDVSELPEGLYSLTVTSSTGRVSKRVLIN; translated from the coding sequence ATGAAAAAATATCTATTGTCGCTTGTTGCAGTTCTAATCCTTTCTGCTCAGGCTTTTGCCCAGGTAGCCCCTAACTTTGACATCTTTATTCTCCCATACCGATTCGGAGACAAGTCCGTGGCCTACTTCGAAGGAAGTGGTTTTAAGACTAAGAATATCCGTATTATGACCCAGGGTAATATTGTTTATAGTGATAATCATAATAAATACGACCTTTCTAAGGTTAGAAATTTCATCGAGCGGTTTTACCCTGACGCTAATTCAAATGAAACGCTGGTATTAGACTGGGAATCAGGTCCTTTTAAATCTCTTCGTGATTATCCTGAAAGCGACAGCCGTTTTAAGACTGCTGAAGCTACGCTACTAGGTTTGATGAGCGATATCAAAAAAATGCGGCCAAATCTGAAGCTTTCTTATTATACACTCCCTTTCCGTACTTGGAACGACTGGCAGGCTGCCAACTACAATGCCCCAGGTAAGTTGGATAACATCATGTCTAAAATGGATTTTATTTCACCATCTCTGTACCTGTTGTTTGCCGATGAAGAGGTTGGACGTTCAAGAAACATGCAGTACATGAAAGAGAACCTGGATATGGCCATGAAGTATGGACAGAAGTATGGCAAGCCAGTTTATCCTTTCTTATGGCACCGTGTGCACTTTGGCAGTCCGCTGTATGGAAAAGATATCATTCAAAAAGATGTATACACAGCTTATGTGAAGTACATGAAGGACTACTCGTATAATGGTGTCAAACTGAAAGGTATGTACTGGTGGGATGGCGTTGAAGGCAGATTGGAAAACCTTGGTGGTATCAAAAACTGGCTGAACGGTTCAGTATACAATGAGTCAACGTACGATGGCATGATCGTCAACATGGCTAAATCTATCAAATCAGCACTTAATTCTGGTACTACTACAGAGGAGCCTGAGCCAATTGCAGCACCAAGCACTGATACTTATAAAGTAACAAGCTTTACTTTACAAGATGCCAGCACAGGAAAAGATATTCAGACCCTAAGCAACGGCGCAACATTGAACTTGGCTAATTTGCCTTCAACTAAATTGAATGTGCGTGCTAACGCAAGTTCAGGTACCGGAAGTGTGGTGTTTACCCTTGGTGGAGAACAAAGCAAAAAATCAACGGAATCTATTGCTCCTTTCGAGCTGATGGGCGATAATGGCAGCTGGACACCAGCCGTGGGATCATATACCCTAAAAGGGACGCCTTATTCTGGTAAAAGTGCTTCTGGTTCGGCTGGAACTTCTCTTTCCCTGAATTTTGAAGTGATTAACTCAACTTCTTCGTCAACTGAAAACGGCACCTTTACACTTGTGAATGCCGATACAGATAAAGATATCCAGAAGCTGACTAGTGGTGCTACGTTAAACCTGGCAGCACTTCCAACCAAGAATCTGAACATCCGGTATACTCCAGATTCCAATGCAGGTAGTATTGTATTCTCTTTGAGTGGTGAGCAGACTAAGAGCGTGACAGAGTCAGGAGCGCCTTATACGTTGGCAGGTGATGATAACGGTAACTACTATGATTGGACACCAGCCCTAGGAAGTTATACGCTGAAGGCCACCGCGTATTCTGAGAATAGTGGTAAAGGCACAGCAGGTGCTTCTTCTACGATCAAGTTCTCAGTGGTAAACAATACAAGCAGCAGTTTAGGTGTAACGCTTGCCAGCAATGCGGTAGCTGCAGAAGATCAGCTGGCTACAACAGCAGATCTTTCGGGAGATGAGCTGACAGTATACCCTGTTCCTGCTACAACAGTTCTTTACGTGGACTTAGGTGCAAATGCGGCGGAGGGTACTACTACCATCCAGTTGAGCGACTTAAATGGTCAGGTGGCTTTAACAAAAGAAGTAAATGTTTCTGCCAGCGGTCGACACATTGAACTGGACGTAAGTGAACTGCCAGAGGGGCTTTACTCACTGACAGTGACTTCCTCAACTGGCCGTGTTAGCAAGCGTGTGCTGATTAATTAA
- a CDS encoding sulfotransferase, protein MSWLYIAGRGHSGSTFLDIVLGNNKKIESYGEVISAIARLDSNCGCGQVMAECPFWSSVITSYQSSKRDWLTDVLFLKDRSHIKYWPQLLLSGSYGKRNAELVKINEVIHNLIQDNANADWILDSSKEPTRALFLLSSNPQSKIIHILRDPLDVANSYKKRFVKYGYFRFLRRNYESKKYFFFFAAIIGLSWTFGNLMIEVMKLKYPNRIFKFQHEKMLSQFDQSTKELEEFIGVDLSDIREKQNSNTGFIVGHNIGGNHIRNDNKIFLKTTPDKRSLSKLETMIVLVTTWPLRLIYKY, encoded by the coding sequence ATGTCTTGGTTGTATATCGCCGGTCGAGGCCACAGTGGCTCAACCTTTCTGGATATTGTTTTAGGCAATAATAAGAAAATAGAGAGTTACGGTGAAGTTATTTCTGCTATTGCCAGGCTGGACAGTAATTGCGGCTGCGGCCAGGTAATGGCTGAATGCCCCTTTTGGTCGTCTGTAATAACATCGTATCAATCATCCAAAAGGGACTGGCTGACAGATGTTCTTTTTCTTAAAGACAGATCACATATTAAATACTGGCCACAACTGCTACTCTCCGGGAGCTATGGAAAAAGAAATGCAGAACTGGTTAAGATCAATGAGGTCATTCATAACCTCATTCAAGATAACGCAAATGCTGATTGGATACTGGACTCTTCTAAAGAGCCTACGAGAGCTTTATTCTTATTGTCTTCTAATCCCCAATCTAAGATTATCCATATATTAAGAGACCCCCTGGATGTAGCTAACAGCTATAAAAAACGGTTTGTAAAGTATGGCTACTTTCGATTTTTGAGAAGAAATTACGAGAGCAAAAAGTACTTTTTCTTTTTTGCTGCTATTATTGGGCTAAGCTGGACCTTTGGCAACTTAATGATCGAGGTAATGAAACTTAAGTATCCTAACAGAATTTTTAAGTTTCAGCACGAGAAGATGCTCTCTCAGTTTGATCAAAGCACGAAAGAACTAGAAGAATTTATCGGAGTAGATTTAAGTGATATCCGGGAGAAGCAAAATTCAAATACCGGTTTTATTGTGGGTCATAACATTGGAGGTAATCATATTAGAAACGATAACAAAATCTTTCTTAAAACAACACCAGACAAACGATCGTTGTCAAAATTAGAAACCATGATTGTGCTGGTTACAACCTGGCCTCTAAGACTGATTTATAAATACTAA
- a CDS encoding sulfate adenylyltransferase subunit 1, whose protein sequence is MQLLRFTTAGSVDDGKSTLIGRLLYDSKSIFEDQMEAVKKSSEKKGLDHMDLSLLTDGLKDEREQGITIDVAYRYFATPKRKFIISDTPGHIQYTRNMVTGASTANLALILIDARKGLVEQTARHSFIASLLQIPHIIVCVNKMDLVDYAEAQFDKIVEQYKFFAAKLNVTDIRFVPISALHGDNIVNRSENMPWYQGETLLHTLETIHIGNDKNLIDCRFSVQTIIRPHSDEYHDYRGYAGRIEGGVFKPGDKVLVLPSGFSSTIKSIDTFEGPLQEAFPPMSVTIRLHDDIDISRGDMIVRENNQPEISQDIDVMLCWLSQNKPVANAKYVLRHTTNEVRSMIKEVLYKVDINTLHRIEDDKEINMNEISRVRLRTTKPLLADSYTRNRQTGSLILVDETTNETVAAGMII, encoded by the coding sequence ATGCAATTGCTACGATTTACAACTGCCGGCAGTGTTGATGATGGGAAGAGCACCCTCATCGGCCGCTTATTATATGATTCAAAATCCATTTTTGAGGATCAGATGGAAGCCGTCAAGAAATCCAGTGAAAAGAAAGGGCTGGACCATATGGATTTATCCTTATTAACTGACGGCCTGAAAGATGAGCGGGAACAGGGTATCACCATTGATGTAGCCTACCGCTACTTTGCTACTCCCAAGCGAAAATTCATCATTTCGGATACTCCAGGCCATATCCAGTACACACGGAACATGGTAACAGGCGCCTCTACAGCAAACCTGGCTCTGATCTTAATAGATGCTCGCAAAGGGTTAGTAGAACAGACAGCAAGACATTCCTTCATCGCCTCTCTTCTGCAAATCCCGCACATCATAGTATGCGTGAACAAAATGGATCTGGTTGATTACGCTGAAGCGCAATTTGATAAAATTGTGGAACAGTATAAATTTTTTGCTGCAAAGCTTAATGTAACCGATATACGCTTTGTACCCATTAGTGCACTACATGGCGACAATATTGTAAACCGCTCTGAAAATATGCCTTGGTACCAAGGCGAAACACTTTTACATACACTGGAAACAATTCACATAGGCAATGATAAAAACCTTATTGACTGCCGGTTTTCAGTTCAGACGATTATCCGGCCACATAGCGATGAATATCACGATTACAGAGGATATGCCGGCCGTATAGAAGGCGGTGTGTTTAAACCAGGAGACAAGGTATTGGTACTACCCTCAGGTTTTAGTAGCACTATTAAAAGTATAGATACGTTTGAGGGCCCTCTGCAGGAAGCATTTCCACCTATGTCTGTAACTATAAGGCTGCACGATGACATTGACATCAGCCGGGGCGACATGATTGTACGCGAAAATAATCAGCCAGAAATAAGTCAGGACATCGATGTCATGTTGTGTTGGCTAAGCCAGAACAAACCGGTAGCAAATGCAAAATACGTGCTCCGCCATACAACCAACGAGGTTCGCAGCATGATCAAAGAAGTACTATACAAAGTCGATATTAATACGCTGCACCGTATTGAGGACGATAAAGAAATTAACATGAATGAGATTAGCCGGGTGCGCCTACGGACCACAAAACCATTGTTAGCTGATTCCTATACTCGCAATCGCCAGACAGGCAGTCTGATTCTGGTTGACGAGACCACCAATGAAACAGTGGCAGCCGGAATGATTATTTAA